In the Streptomyces spororaveus genome, ACGGCTACCGCGTCATCGCCGTGGACCTGCGGGGCCACGGCGCCAGCGGCCGTGGCGAGTACAGCCCCGAGCTCTTCGCGGACGACGTGGTCGAGACCCTCCCGGCCGGCGCCGAACTCGCCATCGGCCACTCCCTCGGCGGCCTGACCCTGTCGCTCGCCGTGGACCGGCTGCGGCCGGCCCGGGCCGTGTTCTCCGACCCCGCGTTCCACCTGGCCGCCCCGGCCGAGGGCTTCGGCCCCGAGCTCCTCGCGCAGTTCAAGACGGCGACCAAGGAGCAGATCCGGGCGATGAGTCCGCGGTGGGACGAGGTGGACGTGGACATCGAGCTGGAGACCCTCGCGGTGTGGGACGAGCGGACCGCGCTGAGCCTCGCGCCGCTGGCCGGCGCCGACCTGATG is a window encoding:
- a CDS encoding alpha/beta fold hydrolase — translated: MHLHTQTWGEGDRVALLIHGIMADHRTWRRVGPALADHGYRVIAVDLRGHGASGRGEYSPELFADDVVETLPAGAELAIGHSLGGLTLSLAVDRLRPARAVFSDPAFHLAAPAEGFGPELLAQFKTATKEQIRAMSPRWDEVDVDIELETLAVWDERTALSLAPLAGADLMPAAPVVPSLVQLADPSTLITRERAQLLKSRGFEVRSVAGAGHTIHRDDFDAFMASLEGWL